A stretch of Malus sylvestris chromosome 11, drMalSylv7.2, whole genome shotgun sequence DNA encodes these proteins:
- the LOC126591350 gene encoding tRNA-splicing endonuclease subunit Sen2-1-like, producing MGPRWKGKGAEAKALADPMSKIVLKLQSSLIQSDARGILCGSSVLLAAEEEQALLFGRAYFGHPIVNADKDRQWFQLGMEEAFFLCYSLKCLKIAGEDKRPKDDQELWQCMKSKKAGFPVFYKAYSHLRTKNWVVRPGLQYGADFVAYRHHPSLVHSEYAVLVSSEGDAEANGRLKVWSDVHCTLRLCLGVVKTLLVLTISKNGDDDASPSCLANYTVDERTVTRWSPEQSREEDTTDNAESHTTDNAESQATE from the coding sequence ATGGGGCCTAGATGGAAAGGAAAAGGCGCAGAAGCTAAAGCACTTGCAGATCCAATGTCAAAGATAGTATTGAAGCTTCAGTCTTCTCTTATCCAATCAGATGCCCGAGGAATCTTATGCGGGAGCAGCGTACTTCTTGCTGCAGAAGAAGAACAAGCCCTTCTCTTCGGCCGTGCCTACTTTGGCCACCCGATTGTTAATGCCGATAAGGATAGGCAGTGGTTTCAGTTGGGCATGGAAGAGGCATTTTTCCTGTGCTATTCTTTAAAATGCCTCAAGATAGCGGGCGAAGACAAACGCCCGAAGGACGATCAAGAGCTTTGGCAGTGCATGAAGTCCAAAAAAGCGGGATTTCCTGTATTTTACAAGGCGTATTCTCACCTTCGAACGAAAAACTGGGTTGTGAGACCCGGACTTCAATATGGTGCGGACTTTGTTGCTTACCGTCACCATCCGAGTTTGGTCCATTCTGAATATGCTGTGCTTGTGTCATCAGAAGGAGATGCTGAAGCAAATGGGCGACTGAAGGTGTGGTCTGATGTTCATTGCACCTTAAGGCTTTGTTTAGGTGTTGTAAAAACATTGCTAGTTCTTACTATTAGTAAGAATGGGGATGATGATGCCTCTCCGTCATGTTTGGCAAACTACACGGTCGATGAGCGCACAGTTACAAGATGGAGTCCAGAACAAAGCCGCGAGGAAGATACAACGGATAATGCGGAATCACATACAACGGATAATGCGGAATCACAAGCAACAGAGTAG
- the LOC126591347 gene encoding interactor of constitutive active ROPs 3-like isoform X1 has product MQTPKARSGSSEVARRGSPPRKVSSRAVRQLRPTALETTDSASTSSQAKRTPKERSPKVTERRSPRSPLFEKKGPSRISELESQISQLQEDLKKAKNQLQSSESCKKQAQQDAEDSKKQVLALSSKLEESQLVLPELSISEEARVIKLHKISQERDQAWQSELEAVQKQHSADSAALASAVDEIERLKAQLEAVAASEADQTKHAELTNAELQSLKENLAETLSLVENMKTQLKDCKASEAQAQAMVSETLLQLETARTTMEALRLDDMKSTEAYKCISSELDQSRARVNLLEELVSKLKADLINASSNVSQNQAGDNDLQQKFGEKQETMESNQTEAELHDLKSEVARLRSTLQTAETKYHEEKIQSTMQLRSAHELLEQIKSTSSQREGELDTLLTKTKAEVEELKAHLMDKETELQGITEENEGLNSKLDKSLSCQREYELEKELKELKGHVTDLKAHLMDKETELQSISEENETLRLEINKSQSKVKNEVEAEVEAARCAEREALVKLGIVMEEADKSSKKVARVAEQLEAAQAANAEMEAELRRLKVQSDQWRKAAEAAATMLSPGNNGKLMERTGSLDSSYNHVTGKFGSPDSEDMDDDLLKKKNGNVLKKIGVFWKKPHK; this is encoded by the exons ATGCAGACCCCCAAAGCAAG aAGTGGCTCCTCTGAAGTGGCTCGAAGGGGCTCTCCTCCTCGAAAGGTCTCCTCTCGAGCTGTTCGCCAACTCAGGCCAACTGCATTGGAGACTACTGATTCCGCATCTACTTCAAGTCAAGCTAAAAGAACACCTAAAGAAAGAAGCCCAAAAGTCACTGAGCGGCGGTCACCCAGAAGTCCATTGTTTGAG AAGAAGGGCCCAAGTAGAATATCTGAATTGGAATCTCAGATTTCTCAGCTCCAAGAGGATCTGAAGAAAGCAAAGAACCAGCTGCAATCATCTGAATCATGCAAGAAGCAAGCTCAGCAAGATGCGGAGGACTCCAAGAAGCAAGTACTGGCCTTGTCTTCGAAGCTCGAAGAATCCCAGCTGGTGCTTCCTGAGCTTTCTATTTCTGAGGAAGCTCGTGTTATCAAGCTTCACAAGATTTCACAAGAAAGAGATCAAGCGTGGCAGTCCGAGCTTGAGGCTGTGCAGAAGCAGCACTCAGCTGACTCAGCTGCCTTGGCATCTGCCGTTGATGAGATTGAGAGGCTGAAGGCGCAGCTTGAAGCAGTAGCTGCATCTGAGGCTGATCAAACGAAGCATGCAGAATTAACAAATGCCGAGCTTCAAAGCTTGAAAGAAAACTTGGCAGAAACACTTTCTCTTGTGGAAAACATGAAAACACAATTAAAGGACTGCAAGGCATCCGAAGCTCAAGCACAAGCAATGGTTAGTGAAACCCTACTGCAGCTGGAGACCGCGAGAACAACAATGGAGGCGCTCAGATTAGATGACATGAAATCGACAGAAGCTTACAAGTGCATTTCTTCAGAGTTAGATCAATCGAGGGCGCGTGTAAATTTACTAGAAGAACTTGTTAGCAAACTCAAGGCTGACCTGATTAATGCAAGCAGCAACGTTTCACAAAATCAGGCTGGTGACAATGACCTTCAGCAAAAATTTGGAGAAAAGCAAGAGACTATGGAGTCAAACCAAACTGAGGCAGAACTCCATGACTTGAAGTCTGAGGTGGCACGTCTAAGATCTACTCTTCAAACTGCTGAGACCAAATACCACGAAGAAAAAATTCAGAGCACCATGCAGCTAAGAAGTGCTCATGAACTTTTGGAGCAGATAAAATCTACATCTAGTCAGAGAGAGGGGGAACTGGATACGTTATTAACGAAAACCAAAGCTGAAGTAGAAGAGTTGAAGGCCCACCTGATGGACAAGGAAACAGAATTACAAGGCATTACAGAGGAGAACGAGGGGCTCAATTCGAAGCTTGATAAAAGCCTGTCATGCCAGAGAGAGTATGAACTGGAAAAGGAATTGAAAGAACTAAAAGGGCATGTTACGGATTTAAAGGCTCATTTGATGGACAAGGAAACGGAACTGCAGAGTATTTCAGAAGAGAATGAAACACTCAGGTTGGAAATCAACAAAAGCCAAAGTAAAGTTAAGAATGAGGTAGAGGCGGAAGTAGAGGCTGCAAGGTGTGCAGAACGAGAGGCTCTCGTGAAGCTTGGCATTGTGATGGAGGAGGCAGACAAGAGCAGCAAGAAGGTAGCAAGAGTGGCGGAACAGCTGGAGGCAGCACAGGCAGCCAATGCAGAAATGGAGGCTGAACTTAGAAGGTTAAAGGTGCAGTCTGACCAGTGGAGGAAGGCAGCTGAGGCAGCTGCAACCATGCTTTCACCAGGAAATAACGGCAAGCTGATGGAGAGAACTGGGTCATTGGACAGCAGCTATAATCATGTCACCGGGAAGTTTGGCTCGCCTGACTCTGAAGATATGGATGATGATTTactgaagaagaaaaatggaaacGTGCTAAAGAAGATTGGGGTCTTTTGGAAGAAGCCGCATAAATAG
- the LOC126591351 gene encoding tRNA-splicing endonuclease subunit Sen2-1-like — protein sequence MGPRWKGKGAEAKALANPMSKIVLKLQSSLIQSDARGILCGSSVLLAAEEEQALLFGHAYFGHPIVNADKDRQWFQLGMEEAFFLCYSLKCLKIAGEDKRPKDDQELWQCMKSEKAGFPVFYKAYSHLRTKNWVVRPGLQYGADFVAYRHHPSLVHSEYAVLVSSEGDAEANGRLKVWSDVHCTLRLCLGVVKTLLVLTISKNGDDDASPSCLENYTVDERTVTRWSPEQSREEDTTTDNAESQATE from the coding sequence ATGGGGCCTAGATGGAAAGGAAAAGGCGCAGAAGCTAAGGCACTTGCAAATCCAATGTCAAAGATAGTATTGAAGCTTCAGTCATCTCTAATCCAATCAGATGCCCGAGGAATCTTATGCGGGAGCAGCGTACTTCTTGCTGCAGAAGAAGAACAAGCCCTTCTCTTCGGCCATGCCTACTTTGGCCACCCGATTGTTAATGCCGATAAGGATAGGCAGTGGTTTCAGTTGGGCATGGAAGAGGCATTTTTCCTGTGCTATTCTTTAAAATGCCTCAAGATAGCGGGCGAAGACAAACGCCCGAAGGACGATCAAGAGCTTTGGCAGTGCATGAAGTCTGAAAAAGCGGGATTTCCTGTATTTTACAAGGCGTATTCTCACCTTCGAACGAAAAATTGGGTTGTGAGACCCGGACTTCAATATGGTGCGGACTTTGTTGCTTACCGTCACCATCCGAGTTTGGTCCATTCTGAATATGCTGTGCTCGTGTCATCAGAAGGCGATGCTGAAGCAAATGGGCGATTGAAGGTGTGGTCTGATGTTCATTGCACCTTAAGGCTTTGTTTAGGGGTTGTAAAGACATTGCTAGTTCTTACTATTAGTAagaatggtgatgatgatgcctCTCCGTCATGTTTGGAGAACTACACGGTCGACGAGCGCACAGTTACAAGATGGAGTCCGGAACAAAGCCGCGAGGAAGATACAACAACAGATAATGCGGAATCACAAGCAACAGAGTAG
- the LOC126591327 gene encoding F-box protein At1g30790-like produces the protein MDQDMESAGSELPSEIICYQILPRLPSKSLMRFKCVGKSWSSLVRSPSFVDAHQTFHRNKLNHLLLTTWDKSTRQQHFLSVQINQEGIPTAATHLLNLPTLSFNQRLYNAESINGLVFLYPSNTVFPHHNQANRDNLLRMLNPSTREFIALPHAFPRCCRSAHSTHHFGFSPLTNEYKVLQVQRFQPRDSMTRAMTFMFKIFKLGTSLWRCIELDLNDLPFDPSKCPFHRRSVSVNGAIHWMHDTQNILVVFDIADEKFKVITLPHNYNCAIHKFNFAYGNIVEVFGCLALIGDEQLTQQNMMGLWILKDYENQVWVKETFRFPFVWSEFGYPVPFCSIHTGELILQSSKLSRQHPNHVRLHLYNMKSKSFRESEIVLPSEWRFQYDTRLTLLASFDDTVVPLR, from the coding sequence ATGGATCAAGACATGGAATCAGCTGGCTCCGAGCTCCCAAGCGAAATCATATGCTATCAGATACTACCAAGGCTGCCGTCTAAGTCCCTCATGCGATTCAAATGCGTAGGCAAGTCTTGGTCCTCTCTCGTCCGCAGCCCTTCCTTTGTCGACGCCCATCAAACCTTCCACCGTAACAAGCTCAATCACCTTCTCCTCACTACTTGGGACAAATCCACAAGGCAACAACACTTCCTCTCTGTGCAAATCAACCAAGAAGGAATTCCAACAGCTGCCACGCACcttctaaaccttccaacattgtCCTTCAATCAACGTCTCTACAATGCAGAGAGTATCAACGGCTTGGTCTTCCTTTACCCTTCGAATACCGTGTTCCCCCATCACAATCAAGCCAATCGTGATAATCTTCTTCGCATGTTAAATCCCTCAACACGGGAGTTTATTGCTCTTCCACATGCATTTCCCAGGTGCTGCCGTAGTGCCCATTCTACACATCACTTCGGGTTTAGTCCTCTTACAAATGAATATAAAGTTCTCCAAGTGCAAAGGTTTCAGCCTCGTGATTCTATGACAAGGGCTATGACTTTTATGTTCAAGATATTCAAATTAGGTACAAGTTTATGGAGGTGCATAGAGTTAGACCTTAATGACCTCCCTTTTGATCCTTCCAAGTGCCCGTTTCATAGGAGAAGTGTGAGTGTCAATGGCGCCATACATTGGATGCATGACACACAAAATATCTTAGTGGTTTTCGACATTGCAGATGAGAAATTCAAAGTAATCACACTTCCTCACAATTATAATTGTGCTATACATAAATTTAACTTTGCATATGGGAATATAGTTGAAGTGTTTGGATGTTTGGCGCTAATTGGCGACGAGCAGTTGACACAACAAAATATGATGGGGTTATGGATTTTGAAGGACTACGAAAATCAAGTGTGGGTTAAGGagactttcagatttccctttGTTTGGAGTGAATTCGGATACCCCGTCCCTTTCTGTTCCATTCACACAGGTGAGCTCATCCTCCAATCTTCGAAGTTAAGTAGACAACACCCGAATCATGTGAGGCTGCATCTCTACAATATGAAGAGTAAAAGTTTTAGGGAAAGTGAAATTGTTTTGCCCTCCGAATGGAGATTCCAGTATGATACTCGATTGACTTTACTTGCTAGCTTTGATGATACCGTTGTGCCCTTAAGATGA
- the LOC126591347 gene encoding interactor of constitutive active ROPs 3-like isoform X2: MQTPKASGSSEVARRGSPPRKVSSRAVRQLRPTALETTDSASTSSQAKRTPKERSPKVTERRSPRSPLFEKKGPSRISELESQISQLQEDLKKAKNQLQSSESCKKQAQQDAEDSKKQVLALSSKLEESQLVLPELSISEEARVIKLHKISQERDQAWQSELEAVQKQHSADSAALASAVDEIERLKAQLEAVAASEADQTKHAELTNAELQSLKENLAETLSLVENMKTQLKDCKASEAQAQAMVSETLLQLETARTTMEALRLDDMKSTEAYKCISSELDQSRARVNLLEELVSKLKADLINASSNVSQNQAGDNDLQQKFGEKQETMESNQTEAELHDLKSEVARLRSTLQTAETKYHEEKIQSTMQLRSAHELLEQIKSTSSQREGELDTLLTKTKAEVEELKAHLMDKETELQGITEENEGLNSKLDKSLSCQREYELEKELKELKGHVTDLKAHLMDKETELQSISEENETLRLEINKSQSKVKNEVEAEVEAARCAEREALVKLGIVMEEADKSSKKVARVAEQLEAAQAANAEMEAELRRLKVQSDQWRKAAEAAATMLSPGNNGKLMERTGSLDSSYNHVTGKFGSPDSEDMDDDLLKKKNGNVLKKIGVFWKKPHK, encoded by the exons ATGCAGACCCCCAAAGCAAG TGGCTCCTCTGAAGTGGCTCGAAGGGGCTCTCCTCCTCGAAAGGTCTCCTCTCGAGCTGTTCGCCAACTCAGGCCAACTGCATTGGAGACTACTGATTCCGCATCTACTTCAAGTCAAGCTAAAAGAACACCTAAAGAAAGAAGCCCAAAAGTCACTGAGCGGCGGTCACCCAGAAGTCCATTGTTTGAG AAGAAGGGCCCAAGTAGAATATCTGAATTGGAATCTCAGATTTCTCAGCTCCAAGAGGATCTGAAGAAAGCAAAGAACCAGCTGCAATCATCTGAATCATGCAAGAAGCAAGCTCAGCAAGATGCGGAGGACTCCAAGAAGCAAGTACTGGCCTTGTCTTCGAAGCTCGAAGAATCCCAGCTGGTGCTTCCTGAGCTTTCTATTTCTGAGGAAGCTCGTGTTATCAAGCTTCACAAGATTTCACAAGAAAGAGATCAAGCGTGGCAGTCCGAGCTTGAGGCTGTGCAGAAGCAGCACTCAGCTGACTCAGCTGCCTTGGCATCTGCCGTTGATGAGATTGAGAGGCTGAAGGCGCAGCTTGAAGCAGTAGCTGCATCTGAGGCTGATCAAACGAAGCATGCAGAATTAACAAATGCCGAGCTTCAAAGCTTGAAAGAAAACTTGGCAGAAACACTTTCTCTTGTGGAAAACATGAAAACACAATTAAAGGACTGCAAGGCATCCGAAGCTCAAGCACAAGCAATGGTTAGTGAAACCCTACTGCAGCTGGAGACCGCGAGAACAACAATGGAGGCGCTCAGATTAGATGACATGAAATCGACAGAAGCTTACAAGTGCATTTCTTCAGAGTTAGATCAATCGAGGGCGCGTGTAAATTTACTAGAAGAACTTGTTAGCAAACTCAAGGCTGACCTGATTAATGCAAGCAGCAACGTTTCACAAAATCAGGCTGGTGACAATGACCTTCAGCAAAAATTTGGAGAAAAGCAAGAGACTATGGAGTCAAACCAAACTGAGGCAGAACTCCATGACTTGAAGTCTGAGGTGGCACGTCTAAGATCTACTCTTCAAACTGCTGAGACCAAATACCACGAAGAAAAAATTCAGAGCACCATGCAGCTAAGAAGTGCTCATGAACTTTTGGAGCAGATAAAATCTACATCTAGTCAGAGAGAGGGGGAACTGGATACGTTATTAACGAAAACCAAAGCTGAAGTAGAAGAGTTGAAGGCCCACCTGATGGACAAGGAAACAGAATTACAAGGCATTACAGAGGAGAACGAGGGGCTCAATTCGAAGCTTGATAAAAGCCTGTCATGCCAGAGAGAGTATGAACTGGAAAAGGAATTGAAAGAACTAAAAGGGCATGTTACGGATTTAAAGGCTCATTTGATGGACAAGGAAACGGAACTGCAGAGTATTTCAGAAGAGAATGAAACACTCAGGTTGGAAATCAACAAAAGCCAAAGTAAAGTTAAGAATGAGGTAGAGGCGGAAGTAGAGGCTGCAAGGTGTGCAGAACGAGAGGCTCTCGTGAAGCTTGGCATTGTGATGGAGGAGGCAGACAAGAGCAGCAAGAAGGTAGCAAGAGTGGCGGAACAGCTGGAGGCAGCACAGGCAGCCAATGCAGAAATGGAGGCTGAACTTAGAAGGTTAAAGGTGCAGTCTGACCAGTGGAGGAAGGCAGCTGAGGCAGCTGCAACCATGCTTTCACCAGGAAATAACGGCAAGCTGATGGAGAGAACTGGGTCATTGGACAGCAGCTATAATCATGTCACCGGGAAGTTTGGCTCGCCTGACTCTGAAGATATGGATGATGATTTactgaagaagaaaaatggaaacGTGCTAAAGAAGATTGGGGTCTTTTGGAAGAAGCCGCATAAATAG
- the LOC126591348 gene encoding tetraspanin-3-like, translating to MMRTSNHLIGLLNFVTFLLSIPILGGGIWLSSRANNTDCLKFLQWPLIVIGAAIMVVSLAGFAGACYRNTFLMWVYLFVMFFVIAALIGFIIFAYAVTDKGSGRSLTNKGYKDYYLQDYSGWLKDRVADNGYWRKIASCVRDSKACQKIGRSVNGVPETADMFYSRKLNSIQSGCCKPPTECGYSYVNETVWTTGAGFSGTSTDCTLWSNDQQQLCYSCNSCRAGLLASIRKSWRKVSVVNIVVLIILVIFYVIGCAAFRNNRRIDNDEPYGEARMTKSHPSAFQL from the exons ATGATGAGGACCAGCAACCACTTGATTGGACTACTAAATTTCGTAACTTTCCTCCTCTCGATCCCCATCCTGGGCGGAGGAATCTGGCTGAGCAGCCGCGCCAATAACACCGACTGCCTCAAGTTCCTCCAATGGCCGCTCATCGTCATAGGGGCCGCAATCATGGTGGTTTCTCTTGCTGGGTTCGCGGGTGCGTGCTACAGGAACACCTTCCTCATGTGGGTGTACCTGTTCGTCATGTTCTTCGTCATCGCCGCCCTCATCGGCTTCATTATCTTCGCCTACGCCGTCACTGACAAGGGCTCCGGGAGGTCGTTGACGAATAAGGGTTACAAGGACTACTACCTGCAGGACTATTCCGGCTGGCTGAAGGACCGCGTGGCGGATAATGGCTACTGGAGGAAGATTGCGTCTTGTGTGAGGGACTCAAAAGCTTGTCAAAAGATTGGGAGGAGTGTGAATGGTGTGCCTGAGACAGCTGACATGTTTTACAGCAGAAAGCTCAACTCTATCCAG TCCGGCTGCTGCAAGCCCCCTACAGAATGTGGATATAGCTATGTGAACGAGACCGTCTGGACCACCGGAGCAGGTTTTTCCGGGACCAGTACGGACTGCACACTGTGGAGCAATGACCAACAGCAACTCTGCTATTCCTGCAATTCTTGCAGAGCTGGTCTCTTGGCCAGCATCAGGAAGAGCTGGAGGAAGGTCTCTGTGGTCAACATTGTTGTGTTGATCATCCTAGTTATCTTCTATGTGATCGGTTGTGCAGCATTCCGCAACAACCGTCGGATTGACAACGACGAACCCTACGGCGAGGCTCGGATGACAAAATCACACCCAAGTGCTTTCCAACTCTAA